In Silurus meridionalis isolate SWU-2019-XX chromosome 7, ASM1480568v1, whole genome shotgun sequence, the genomic stretch aagaaggaggTGTGCCATCTTTGCCAAAGTCCTAATAAggaaggtgtggcctcagtgtGTTCTATGGACAAAAATCCTGTAAGGGTTTAAAACCAAATCTGGAAACGCtatgattttatttgatataaatgATGGGTTTAAAATCACCAAACTAACACCAACATATCctatttaatcagtttaattttAGAACTCTGAAGATCTGCACCTGCCGCtgtcactgcacacacacacacacacacacacacacacacacacacacacacacacacacacacaccgacctgagtgtgtgagtgtgtgtatgatggatACACAGTGTGTAACTCCTTCATTGAAAGAGCTGGAGAGGATTCTGTATGGAGGGAAACGGAGTGGGAATCATGTAGACGAGGTCTGGCCCAACCTGCTCCTTGGAGACATGTGAGTCCAGTGTGTATTATTACCATTAACCATGAAGTTTCTCAACCAGCACATCTTACAGAAATATTGCTAGCTTACATCTGAGGTCCATGTTCCTGAGAAACCCTGGGCCACTTGCTAGCACACTCAGACCTTCATTCCCGTCTGTAGGTCGATAGCTAATGATCGCTACAGCCTGTGGAAACTGGGGATCTCACATGTTCTAAATGCTGCTCATGGGAAAGCACACTGCTGCGGCAGCCACCAGTTCTATGGCTCGTGTGTGGAATACTATGGCGTTCCTGCGGATGATTCACCCTCCTTCAATCTCGCTGCGTACTTCCAATCGTGTGCAGACTACATCCATCAAGTGCTGAACACTCCTGGAGGTAAAGTTCACCAAACACCACTAACCACCACCTACAACACAATCCACCACCATCCCACACATCCCACCATTACCATCCACCACCTAAAAACACCGTCCACCACCTTTTACCATAAATCCACCACTGTCCACCACTATCCCCCACTGTCTCCCAACGTCCACCACCAACCCCTACCGTCCACCACCATCCACCACCTACCAACACCGCCCACCACCATCCACCACTGTCCACCACTATCCCCACCGTCTCCTAACGTCCACCTCCATCCTCCACTGTCCACCCCTTCCATCCACCTTCATCCACCACTATCCACCACCTACCAACACCGCCCACCACCATCCACCACTATCCCCACCGTCTCCTAACATCGACCTCCATCCCCACTTTCCACCACCGCCCCTACCGtcaccaaaatccaccacctACCAACACCGCCCACCACCATCCACCACCATCCCCACCATCTCCTAACATCCACCACCATCCACCACTGTCCACCACCGTCCCCTACCGTCCACCACCATCCATCACTGTCTACTACCTATCAACACCATCCACCACTATCCCCACCATCTCCTAACATCGACCTCCATCCCCACTTTCCACCACCGCCCCTACCGCccaccaaaatccaccacctACCAACACCGTCCACCACCATCCACCACCATCCCCACCATCTCCTAACATCCACCACCATCCACCACTGTCCACCACCGTCCCCTACCGTCCACCACCATCCATCACTGTCTACTACCTATCAACACCATCCACCACTATCCCCACCATCTCCTAACATCGACCTCCATCCCCACTTTCCACCACCGCCCCTACCGT encodes the following:
- the LOC124388513 gene encoding dual specificity protein phosphatase 13-like; the encoded protein is MMDTQCVTPSLKELERILYGGKRSGNHVDEVWPNLLLGDMSIANDRYSLWKLGISHVLNAAHGKAHCCGSHQFYGSCVEYYGVPADDSPSFNLAAYFQSCADYIHQVLNTPGARLLVHCAVGVSRSASLVIAYLMIQHRLPLLEAINTIKQRRWIFPNRGFLQQLRALDMKLHNTYMRRTEEVPLSVPL